DNA from Coffea arabica cultivar ET-39 chromosome 10c, Coffea Arabica ET-39 HiFi, whole genome shotgun sequence:
tacaactATCGATGGAGTGTATGTGCCGTTGATCATACGGTCCATAGAGTTTCATCGCATCTGTTAATGGATACGACTCTATCATAGGCTGCATGTGGCatctgtaattttttttttttgaaaaaaattgttcACACCTTTGATCTATTGATCAACGATACTGAAATTTTACCGCATCCAAAAGTAGATGCGATTGCGGCGACtagacaatttaaaaaaaaaaaaaaaagttttcatcGTTTATCAACTATTGATCAATGGTGCTGAAATTTCGTTTTGGATGCGACTACGGCGACtggcaaaatttttaaaaaaatattattcgaGTAAATTGTTTTGTGACTTACATAAAAAAGCCTAAAATAAATTCAATTTCGCTCAACACCACTTTTCTCATTTGCGGCAACCTCTACTAAGAAATTAATTTGTTGCAAACACCAAATTTGTCATGATTTGTTATTTCACCATTATTTATAGAAATTTACCCCTTTTAAGTGATGTAAAAAATGAAGATTTGGTATCGATGTTCTTATTTAACAATTGTACTTGCATTTGAATACAATATTTACGCTAGGCTCCCAAGTGAAGTTCATGATAGTCAATAAATTCATAGGTTTCAATTTGTCTAACGATGCactcgttaaaatatatttcaagtgttatatttttaaaaatataagattgattaaaaaaagtaaataaatacaagaaaatGTAAGCAAGATTAAATagataaaatatataaatataagaaaagataataattatttgtgtgtgtgtttatataTGACAAATTAGGTAAATATTCGGTGTGTTAAAAAAACCCTTAATCAAAATCCacaaatcaattcaaaataTTGATGAACGATTTAAATGTAAGATTACATGAGAAATAGAAAAAAACCAGAAAAGCAGGTGGGAAGGGTGGTGGGATTGTTTGTTTTCCGGCAGCAGATATGGAATTTCGGAGACGTCGAAGCAAATAAAGGTACCTTTCAAATGCATGCAAAAACAATTAGTAAAAGTCTAGCCTTCCTTGTTCAgtttaaacaagaataatgggCTATTATGCGATGGAAAAACAGTGAGAAATTATAATCTTGTTATCCTTTGTCATTTTATATTAATGGGCCGATGTATAGGTAGGTAACTAGCTTGAATTCGAGGATGTAGGCGAAGGATAGAACTGAGAACATAGTAGTCATATTGCAGTTGCAATCCCTTCAGTACAAAATAATGCTCAGAGTAAAGAATCGgtcatcctttttcttttccgcGTCTAAGAGGATACCATAACCTTGTAGAACAGATGCATTCCCTTTCGATCACTTGCATATATCAGCAGAATGTGGAAAGTAAATGGCCACAATTTTCATGGTTTCATAATCGTGAACAATGCTCTACGGAACTTAATAGTTGCTTTGTGGTTAAATTATAATCAGCAAAACGAAAACAAAAATGTGGATGAAGAAAGATATTAACTAACAAAATGGACCTTGGCATGGGGGTTAAAAGGGGGAAAAGTATAAAACAACAAAACTTCAATGAACTATCCAATTTTTTTCTTGTAAATTGACGAAAACACTGTAAACTTTCCAATTGATCTTTTGACGgcaaaaagaagggaaaagaggATGGGAAAAAAAACCTACTTTCCTGGCATCATCAGCTGCATAAAATGTTTCCTAACCTACGATCTTTTCAAGAAGCAACCTTCAAACCATGACAAAGCCAGCTAAAAGGACCTACTGTTGGTGGTTTTTATTGTACTATACTCCAAGCTGCAGACTTCAAAACATAGTCATCCTTTAACTCACCGTATTTAGCTCTCTTTCCAaataaagagatggaaaaaatgaaggaaccTTTTTCATCAAAAATGATTTCCCAAAATCCTGAATGTGGGAAATCAACATCTCAAGCTTCATATTCTGAAGCAACAGAGCCAGATTCAGAAGAGGCAGCAACTGAGTTAGAAGAGTGAGATTCAGACAGCATCGTGCATTTTGGCTGAATGCCTCTCCAAACTTTTAAAGATGGCATGAATTTCTGGTACTGCAGagggaaataaaagaaagtgaGATTAGAAATTCCTGTCTCATCCTCTTCTAAGCAGGCTCTCATATCCGATAGTACCATTTCATTAGAAAGCAATTCAAACCAGAGATGGACCATCTGcagttaaaaaatatatatatttgaccAGACATTATACTACTCAAATCTTATGTTAAGCCTAACATAAttacaaaaagaagaaagaaatgtgCTCGGTATATTGAAATTTTGCATATAAAGATGGtgtattcaaattttctttaaagAAGAACCCTTCTCAACCATACAGCTTCAGAAATGAGAAAGCTATTAGTAGAAAGTAGATTTGACGAGATGACACCAACTAAAATATCAAGCAATAAAAGATTATCGGTCTGAACTTCTTCAAACTAAAGACAAACCCAAAATTTGTTAGAGCCAATGAAAAGAGGTGATAAAATCTCCAGCAGAAGTTAGTAGGAATGACATACACACTGATAACATGCAGTTCAAGAACAGGTATCAATAAAGTCAAAATGATGGTCGAAAGGAACCAAATAATTCCTGACACACAAATGGAGAGTGGAGGGCTTCTCTTCTCCTGGAAATCTCTCTCCTGTAAGAATCCTATTAGCTAGTAACTTGAAGGTTGAAAGGAACAACTTGGCCGAAATCTTACCTTCTCTGCTGGAgggtgatgtgatatatgtttAGGCTTcacaaagcaaaagcagaaattTCAATGCGACAAAGgtggagaagaagataaaactTGGGCACACTCTACATGGTTCACCTAAGAGTTTTTCTTGCACATTTTACTATCTTTCAAAACCATTTAATGTATAAGTTCGGTCTTGTGTCCAATCCACAATAAATTCCTTCCtagttatttttcttattcCTAACTTTTGGTCAAGCACTGCTCCTTTCTGTTCCTTTCCCTTCAGAGGATAAGAGGTAATACCTCAAGTATCAAATGAAGATGACATATGCTTTCATATCTGACTTCTCACAATTTTGTTTTAGCAAATAGCAGATAGTTTGACCTAGAATGAGTAGTACAGATAGGAATCCTCCTTCAGGTATTATCAGAGGAAGCCTTTAACGCATGATTTTACAATCAACTCAAGTCAACAATTAACTTATCAACCCattaaaaaaaacatgcaatcattTCGCATTGTGATATTGGAGCTATTAAAATTGGTGGTATTCTACTTTGCTACCTGGGTTATATTAGCAATCTACCCATTAGAAAAGGAGTAGCAAGTACGAGAATGAATTAGTTTCACTTCTCATTTTGCTAGTATTCATAAGTAATGGATGTTGCACTGGATATTATAGTTATCCTTCACCAGTATTCATAAATAATTATGTAAGGCCGGATACTTGCAAGCTTTTACATGCTCTTAAAAGACTTGTAAGCTAGTACATGCTCTTAAAAGACAATCTTACAACAGTCAAATGGTGATTACTTATACAATGATCATGTCCCCCTCCACTATTTCCAGAACATTTATACCTTATTCATCCAAATTTCATTTCTCAAACTTGCAAATCCCCATCTAGCATACTACACGTACATCTAATTCCTCACAAAGTACATCTAATCTGAAAAGTAAAGAACTGAAgatcaaaattgaaaatttcaaagaaaataataagaaaGGGGATTATTTATAGTCTGGTAGCAAAGGTTCAACAAGAGGATTTATAGATCTGGGTCAAATACCAATAGCTAATGCACTTGATTAGCACATCAGTCACATACACCAATAGACAGATCTTAAGAAACGAGTCTCAATTTGAAATCTAAATGCACAATTCTCAATCAAAAACTTAACAAGCAATTTTAAATGAACAACAAACTCTGAAAAAGAAGTTTTGGCACTGAATCTTACAAAACAAGTTTATGCTGCAAACTTCCAGGACCCAATAGTTGGAGAGTGCAAATTCACAAtacaaaatttaataaataaagtagAAGAGTTCGGATGCAGTTAACTGGCAAACTACAAATCATGTAGCATACTTGCATTGATTTTTTATTGAACAATTTAAGCTTGAGTATGAGTTCGCTATAAACTGATGCTTTAGGGCAACCAGTTAAGACACATTAAAAGTTTGTACAATTAGTCAGTCGTTACAAAACACAGACCAAAAAGCTTTACCACTTGGTTTGTCGACTATAAAGTACCCTAAAGTTGATTCCCCTTTGTGGCTTTCATGTACAATCAGGTTCATTCAGACTGAATCGTAATCCTTAATATCAATCTCAGCATTAGGCCACATCAGAAAAGCTGGAACAGATAAGAATCAGAAGGTGTGTGTCTAAGTTTAAAATCTTCATTTAATAGTTTGGCAGCAAAACTCAGTGCAATACACAGTCAGTACTTAGTGCTATTACTACAATAGACCAACGTTTAAATGGTTGATACAGATGCAGTTTAACCATATTTAGCTACCTTGAAAGCTCTAAAGAATCTAATAAAACTGGAACAGTGGAGCAAGAGGCCGATACAGTGAAATGGAATGGTAGAAAAGATGACATTTCACCGTGCTGTCATCATTTGCTAAAAGGAAAGGTAAGTTTCCTTCTCAGCAGATATAGAGTACATATGTGCCAAGATCAAGTTCTGCTTAAGGATAAGTTGAGGAAGAGGAATCGATATAGGATACTAGTTGCTTTCTTTGCCAGGAAAATGAAGAAGCAACAAGACTCCTACTCTTGCACAGCCCATTAGCAGCAAGGCCATCGTCAATTTCGTTCACTACTCACAACAGAGATTAGAAACCAACAGAATGAATAACAAGTCCAATCTCAGTCTTCATACACCCTTTACTCTTGGATAAATGCCCAGTATTCAACTAGTGGTCCGTCTTTTGCCCATTCTTTATAGGGGTTGCTCATCAAGATAACTACttgtttcttttgggtttcACTCCACTGGTGCCTCTCAGTAAAACCAATACCttttccccccaaaaaaaaaaaaatttaataaaaccAAATTAGACTCAATACCTTTACCCTAAGACCTGGAGTACATATATTAGAATTGTAATTCAATTTGAATCTACGACACTTTCGATCAATATAAACCATTACTGCATCTAATCATTTAATTATCATTGCTATTAAATACATCCAATTTAACAATGATACATCTAAATATAGCATATAGTTAGTTTCACTAGAAGCACAATAACAGATATTATCCACTTATGCGGCCTACAGTAAAACCATTGTAATTGttcatcaatcaataataaacTTCTTGATGTAGTCAACAAAGGGCTCAAGGAAATCTAAGATTAAAgattttaatgattttcctcaAGATTCAACTAAGCATCCCATGTAGATTAGAAGCCTAATTGGGAGAAAAGAATGGGTCAGCTAAATATCTTTATTTAAGTTCATCATAGTTTTGCACCATGAGATATATTTTCTAGAATTTTAGGTCTTACGGGATAATTTGGTCCTTTATTTGATAGCAGGAAAATTTTCATAATGGTGAAGTAATGTCTTATCTAGTTGTTTATTACAGAAGGTAACAGATTGAAGTCTAGCTGATAAGGGAGTTCCACAACTAATTTGTTTTTCCTACTTGCTAAAGGAAATAGGAGCTCTAAATCTTTCAGGAAAGTTAATAGCCTATAAAACACTTATGTCCGTACATTGTTTTGTGCAGAGATTGATGAATAATGAGGGACATTTTCTTTAGAAGCAGCCTTAAGATCCTCTCGTGCTTCTGCTGGTATTAGCACCTCTATCTTGTCCGACTTCACTACTATATCTCTTTGAAAGAAATATGAGGGTTTTGATAGGTCTATTGAGAGGAAGCGTAAAAGAGAAGGTTAAGAAAACTGTTACCAgattttcatcaaagagaagatTACTCTCCTAAAGAAGAGAAAGGGAGCACACTTAATTTTGGAAAGGACATTGTACAGAAGTGAACTTTTTAACTTTGTCTAAACAAACCAAAGATTGGAATGAAAAGACTAAACATCCAAAACTTAGTATATGCTGAGTAATCTTATTCGATTATAAGGCATACATACACCCTGCACTATTGTTTTCTAAAGTACATATAAACAGATAAGACATATACAGCCAAATTCAAATTTACCAGCATGTATAAAGAACATCCAACTAGTATCTTGGTCTCAATTaaagaaatggaaaatgcaGCTATACCCATGAAATATGTTGTGctcaatttccttttatttaaaaGTCAAGGAAGAAGATGATTATAAATCATTTCTTTTCCAGCAAATCAAACCTGAAAATTGGGACATTATCTTGGAAATAGAAGCAAAGTTACCTCCTCATAAAAGGCAACGATCTCCTCGTCTGTAATTTCCACATCTTCCCCATTTTCCTCCCACCCAAGTGAACGAAGGAATGCAGCCTCTTCTTCATCTGGATAGAGTGCTCCATTAAGATACAAATTTCTCTCTCCAGCATCCACAAAACTTTGCGCCTGATCACCAGAGCTGTGACTATCACCGTCAGTGATCATCTGACTCCCATTCTCATTAACAAGAGGACTTATTGGAGCACTATTAGCTTCTGTACTATTTTCCTCAGACTTAACAGCACAAGGAGATGAAATGACAGAAACTGAATCCGAGATGGTAGAAGAAGTATTACGCAAGGTCTTCTTCCTCATGAGGTTAAAAAAATCACTCCTACTCTGTGCTTGAGACAAGGAAAATTTCTTCTCTGCGGTAGGTCTCGAATTCAGAGACAATGCAGCTGCCTTCTTGTCAAGAGTGGAAGCCTTTGGATTAGTAGGGCTTGTCAGAGCAATTGGAGTTATTGCAGATAGTGGAATCTGGCTTACTGCCACCTTTCTAATGGAATTGTTAGTTGGACTAGAAGCGTCCTTAGCATTAGAGTTGGCACCATTCTCCTTTGCAGCCTTCAGAACCAGAAACTTTCCAGCATGAGAGGCATTTGAAGCATCAGACCTGACTTGGCCAGCACGAGATTGATTAGGAAGTTGAGGTGAATAGATTGGTTGCTGCTGCTGTTGCTGCATATTCCTAGGAGTAACGACCATCTCATTTACTCTCGCTGCAGCTTTTGGTTGCTTTGATTTGTCTGAAGAACTGGAAACCTGGAAAGAAGAGTGTTACCAATGAGAACttcatataaaatttataaattcaAATCTTCCAGGAGGTAACTCTTCATAAGATACATAAATGACTACTGAAAGAGCCAGGAATCATAGAACGAGTCATTTCCAATATCCTTCCAACAGAGAGAGTTTGCGTATCATCTTTAAGAGGACACAAATTATTATCCATATTTCTGAATTTTAAGCAAAACCAGCCTAAAACAGATGAACATTTCTGAAGATGActgcctaatttttttttttttataaaaaaagacATGTctagaaaaaataaatagaatcACAGTTTAAAAAAGATTCATGCTCCACTAGTCAAATTATGGTCAAAATTTGTGGGTATTATAATTCCAACAGTGTACAAAGGTAATACATTTCCAACATTGCACAGCAACCTAATAACACAAAAATCGGGCACAGGTTCAGAATTAACAAGGAATAGCATTGATGAGGAGGAACCACCAACTAATGACTCGAATCAACTCATGACCACCACACAGTTATCTGCTAGAAGGTAGACCGATTATTAAACACCCCGCAGACCTTTACTCGAAAAATAGCCTAAAGTATCACTACAAACGAGTAGGAAAAAGTATATCTTACCAAGGCTTTGGGCATCGATGGTGTCATAGGAATTAGTTGCCGAGACTGCTTTATGGCTAATTCTTCTAACCTCTGTGTCTTATCAGGTACCTGCAAAATGAATTGAGAAATGTATGAAACTATGCGCATCAAAGAGTTAAATTAATAAGTTAAAACTAAGGGCATAATTACTTGGGGAGTGAGGCGTGCACGCGGTGGAGCCTGTGATAACGCCTCAGCCATGTTAAGGCCAGCCATTGCAGTTGAAGAAGCAGACGGAGTTGCAATAGCACTTTGCTGAGCACTTAAGTTCCCAATGCTGTTGCTGCCAATTACAGAGGGCACCTCCGCCAAGGCAGAAGTCCATTTCTCACCACCAAGCAACCCTGAGTTAACTACAGGAAGACTCTGAACAGCTGTACTAAGAGCAGGTGAAGATAGCCTCCCAATACTAGATCCTCCCTGCTTTTCTTCATTTCCAAGAGAAGGAAAATCCTTTTCGAATGCAACCTTATGGACACCGCTTATATTACTTCCCCCCAAATGACTGCCATTTGCAATATACTGATTAAGGTTCACGCCATTTTTCAATTCCTCTGACTTACGGGGTAACAATTCAACTGTTCTCCTGGACACTAATGACTGAGAGCGTCTCAAGGAACTCTTTTCAACACTTGTTAAAATACTCTCCAAAGGATCAGAAGAATCTCGATCCCAGAAATCCCCAACAGTGGACCTGTCTTTATCTTTTTCACGGTTTCTATCCCGGTGACTTCTATTAAAACTGCTGTATGGATGCTTTGCAGAACCATTATTTCCTGAACTACGCCTACAATTAGAAGAATGATTACGTTCCAGAAAAGGAGACCGCTGACTATCCTTATCACTGTTGCTTCTAGAACATCTATTCCATGCTGAGGACGAAGAAACATCTATAACAGCAAACAAAAAACGTAATGCATCCTCAGAAATCATGAGGGGGGTGGGGAGCACAACAAACACAAGGTGAGGTAAACTTGAACTATGCAGTGCATAAACAGTTGATAAACTAGGATTACCTGAGTGcaaagaagaagatgaaaaatggTGGCTTGAAGGGCTGCCACCAACAACATTTCCTGTACATCTCAACCATTCTGGAACTAATGCAGGTTCACTTCTTTCCATCAGTTCTGACCATATTCAGAATGAAAATAAACTATGTAGgcaataaactatagtctcccAACACTGTTTTCTCCACCAAACTTTTGTCCGAAAAGAAATTCCTATATCACCTTCTATGCACCGAAAGGAAACCTACACGTTAACAGACAACCAGAAAACCTCTGATCCAAAACCACACCCAGCTTTCTCAATAAGCATCCAGTAACACAGCAAACCAATCTACCATCTCCAATTAGCTCCCTTATAATgttttactctctctctctctctcatccaATAACAGTAGAAAATAACAATCCCCGCAATGGCAGGCGCTTCTATCAACCTCAACCTCTATGCAATTCTCAGAATCCTCCAGTCACAAAACCAAAATGGGGTATCATCCAGTTTCTACCAAAAGCAAACTGGCACTGAATCAACTTTAAAAATTTTCCCCTAGCTCTCCATctttcaacaaaaaaaagatGGATTCCCCAATCCCACAACCCACCTTTCAACCCTCCATGTCCTTACCACGCAACAACCGGAACAAGGAAAAACCGGACAGAGAGATAAACAAGAAAAACCACAAAATAACAGTCAAGCAGTCCCTCTAAACACCAAAATCCCAAACCACAACCAAAAGCGCAATCAACAAAGTTGGAGCAATTGCCccaaaaaccctagaaaaacaCGAGTCGCCTCAACAATTAGGGTTTGTAGAATCAAACGCCGCAAGCCGAACCAGTattaccaagaaaaaaaaaaaggagcaatATGTAAATGTAACCGCAATTTGTATATAGGGCCAGAAACGATTGAAAATTGAGACTTCAGAATTGAAACCTAATCTCAGAAAAAAGGAAATTGGTGCTAATTTGATTTTGGACGAGAAGATACAGGCAGTTACCCTAAAAAGCGATCCCGAAAACAGAAACAAAAGAACCCTAACCACTTCTGATAACCGCCAAGCTCTCTAtatataaaaacaaaataatgtatatttatatatatattgtgataTATTTTGTGCGTGTATGTAGTTTGGGGGCAGAGAGGGCAATGCAATTGTCTACAGAGATGAATATAGGGGAGAGAGGGAATGGTTTCTTCTTAAATACTAGATGAATTTTGCTAGGAGTCGCAGGGCAGAAAATAGAAAGGTTTGGTTTTGCAGGAAGAGGGGcaatggggggggggggggggggcagtGATAAGGGCTAGAGAAGAAACTTGCATAACTATTTTTCCGTCCCACTTTGGCCCTTGATTTTTCGGGTAGCGATATTTGTCCTCTTTGATTTTGTGTTTTAGATGTACTTCAATTGGCTAGGTGTCCTTTCGTTAATTCAACCAAATTGGCATTGCTATCACGACCATGACGACTTTAGCccatatttgataatttcattcAGCACTTAGGGTgtgtttaataaaattaaaatttaaaatataaagtttgaaatatgaatctattaagttttaggtcttgtttgattatttaatttaatacttaaatttaatagattcaaattttaacatatttagactatttgataacaaaaaattgaacatctgaattaattaagtggcactgaatttcttaggcaaacttatctcaaaattaagtgataacctattcacttatcattgaaTGTAATATGtactcaaatgtattaaatttaatacttaacaattcaataatttaatggattcaaatttcagattttagatttcaaacttcagttttatcaaacgcacccttacttttaattgtttagtACTAAATCCCATACATTTAAACGTATATTATATTAAGTGATAAGCAAAtagtttataatttatttttaagatcaagttttgcttagaaaatttagtatcactaattaatttagatgttctattttttttttatcaaacacatCTGAACATTTCAGatctaaatttattaaatttaagtgctaaattgggttattaaacaaatttaataaatttatatcttaatatatttagatgcatttgataaccaaaaatataacatttgaattaattaagtgatacTGAATTTCATAAAcaaaacttgctcccaaaattaagGCCCCATTTGACAACTTAGtttaacacttaaatttaatagattcagatcttaatatattcagacgcgtttgataaacaaaaatagaatatctgaattaattaagtgataagcGTGATATACACTCGAATGTATCagatttagtacttaacaattcaatgacttaatgaatttaaatttcaaatttcaaatttcagacttcagttttatcaaacgcaccctaagtgataaactattcacttatcacttgaggtgtatttgataaaataaagtttgaaaactaaaatctggaatttgaaatctaaaatataaatccattaaattaccaaattgttaaatattaaatttaatacatttgaTTGTACATCACGTTAAGTGATAGGTGAATAACTTATAACTTATTTTTTAAAGCAAATTTTGTTTTGGGAATTCAGTactacttaattaatttagatgttataattttagttattaaatgtatctgaatatgttaaaatcTGAACCCATTAAGTTTAAGTATTAAATTCGACTATCAAGTAGGAttttaatgtgatatacactcaaatatatcaaatttagtacttgacaattcataacttaatgtattcaaatttcagttttatcaaatgcacctgTAGTTGGATTTACACTACCATGCCCATTTGTTATTGAAGAGTTAATAGAGAAAAACAAGTGTATTTACTATGCTGCTATTATGAAGTTATTGATGTTGACCACAACCTGTAGTGATAGCAAATGTATGTTcttctccttttgtttttcttttatttaagaTCTTTACTGATGAAAATACTCAAGGGCATGTTAGTTTAAGTGTGTTCGACTTGAGAGGCAAGTGTAAAATATTACGGGAAGATAGAATGGCgtgagataaaaatatgattgtaaagataaaaaaaaatgtattcgaaaatgtgtttgtgatgtaagcaaataatttTTTGCACAAATAAGTGTCATCTAAACACACACACGaattcttttcaaattattcCAAAATTAACAAATACCTTATTCATGATAACAGTAAGACTAGTCAATTAAATAGCTCCTGTAGTTGAACTATTAATTCAGGAATAGAGGAAGGAAATTTCAACCTAGATTGAAACTCCATCTTGAATATTTTAGAGTATTATGCCAATTAAATTACACAATCTTGTATAGAAATAAATATGCTATAATTAAAAATACCTTGAGGTTTTTCTCCTTATTAAGAATAAtcatataatcagaaaaatacTATATGTTCTAACTCGTCAAGTATTTTTATGTCTTTTTTCAGGGATGATACTcatgaaattttatatttttaaggaATAATGGTAAACAACTCTAACTCCTCTTATCCTACCATCAAATCAAAGTTTGAAGAAGTTAATACTCGAGATTAAGTTATCAAGGTCTTGATTCATAGTTTTAGGTCAAGTTCTCAAAGTCCTTTGGATAGGAATAAAGTTTGAGATCAAAGCTATCAAATCATCAAATTAAggtttaaagaaaagaaagtatattgcaagggcaattttgacCTAATTGAAATCCTTCATGGAGTTGTTATTCTAAGTAATTGCATGCTTtcaaacaaatatatatatatatatcttaataattatattttaattaacaaaaaaattgaagataAAATATTGTAGGTTTCCAATTTCTAATGTAACTTTTTTTCTTGAGGGATAGTATTTTGATACTTTAATCCATACGTACTTTTATCTTTAATGATGAATTATTCCTTATATAGTTGTACCTAAACaagtgaaaaaaataatatagaAGTAGTTCAATCATTACACACTTTATACCCATTTGATTTTCACTCTCAAAGGCCAATGTCAATCACACTATCAAAAGCTTCTCAATCAGaatatatttatgcattttttctttttagctaGCTTTTGGAAGCAATGGGAACCATTATCAATACTCTTGTTTGGTTCATGCAAACTCATCAATTGGGAATGGAAGCCCAATtaaat
Protein-coding regions in this window:
- the LOC113714834 gene encoding uncharacterized protein isoform X2 is translated as MVEMYRKCCWWQPFKPPFFIFFFALRRSSGNNGSAKHPYSSFNRSHRDRNREKDKDRSTVGDFWDRDSSDPLESILTSVEKSSLRRSQSLVSRRTVELLPRKSEELKNGVNLNQYIANGSHLGGSNISGVHKVAFEKDFPSLGNEEKQGGSSIGRLSSPALSTAVQSLPVVNSGLLGGEKWTSALAEVPSVIGSNSIGNLSAQQSAIATPSASSTAMAGLNMAEALSQAPPRARLTPQVPDKTQRLEELAIKQSRQLIPMTPSMPKALVSSSSDKSKQPKAAARVNEMVVTPRNMQQQQQQPIYSPQLPNQSRAGQVRSDASNASHAGKFLVLKAAKENGANSNAKDASSPTNNSIRKVAVSQIPLSAITPIALTSPTNPKASTLDKKAAALSLNSRPTAEKKFSLSQAQSRSDFFNLMRKKTLRNTSSTISDSVSVISSPCAVKSEENSTEANSAPISPLVNENGSQMITDGDSHSSGDQAQSFVDAGERNLYLNGALYPDEEEAAFLRSLGWEENGEDVEITDEEIVAFYEEYQKFMPSLKVWRGIQPKCTMLSESHSSNSVAASSESGSVASEYEA
- the LOC113714834 gene encoding uncharacterized protein isoform X1: MERSEPALVPEWLRCTGNVVGGSPSSHHFSSSSLHSDVSSSSAWNRCSRSNSDKDSQRSPFLERNHSSNCRRSSGNNGSAKHPYSSFNRSHRDRNREKDKDRSTVGDFWDRDSSDPLESILTSVEKSSLRRSQSLVSRRTVELLPRKSEELKNGVNLNQYIANGSHLGGSNISGVHKVAFEKDFPSLGNEEKQGGSSIGRLSSPALSTAVQSLPVVNSGLLGGEKWTSALAEVPSVIGSNSIGNLSAQQSAIATPSASSTAMAGLNMAEALSQAPPRARLTPQVPDKTQRLEELAIKQSRQLIPMTPSMPKALVSSSSDKSKQPKAAARVNEMVVTPRNMQQQQQQPIYSPQLPNQSRAGQVRSDASNASHAGKFLVLKAAKENGANSNAKDASSPTNNSIRKVAVSQIPLSAITPIALTSPTNPKASTLDKKAAALSLNSRPTAEKKFSLSQAQSRSDFFNLMRKKTLRNTSSTISDSVSVISSPCAVKSEENSTEANSAPISPLVNENGSQMITDGDSHSSGDQAQSFVDAGERNLYLNGALYPDEEEAAFLRSLGWEENGEDVEITDEEIVAFYEEYQKFMPSLKVWRGIQPKCTMLSESHSSNSVAASSESGSVASEYEA